From the genome of Vicia villosa cultivar HV-30 ecotype Madison, WI linkage group LG2, Vvil1.0, whole genome shotgun sequence, one region includes:
- the LOC131652591 gene encoding protein tesmin/TSO1-like CXC 2, whose amino-acid sequence MDTPERNQITTALSKFEDSPVFNYISNLSPIRPVKSAHITQTFNSLSFSSPPSVFTSPHVTSFKESRFLRRHNPPSPLKPKDSSEDLNKVYSNEEAIADSTLSHHNSSELHESADKGISVGDVSIELSSEQAKFSDELPQALQYNCGSPGYNPPLCCDEANSLLELPGEAVSDVGFVQEGCKTDSDEPELHLQGTSQVDPKGEGSDCDWDGLIHHGSDMLIEAEAFKGLTQKPLGSSMRLCDFVPLQQSASFNDQKIHMVDSVAPGSEHEIENHCSELVVETGTDHTQDNLGDGSFMTSNPNEKMDNQLVSVTHRGIRRRCLDFEMAGVRKNSDDNSNTGSSTPQSEVRNSADEKQLLPAKRNANSQKCILPGIGLHLNALAPLKDGSGMQNRNLTSGRQLSLTNSTSLLLSACQEHQHLSIVSVSVSSERELDLSGNEVQPAEDSSLVPAYMADEDFNPNSPKKKKRKSEPVGDTEGCKRCNCKKSKCLKLYCECFAAGVYCIEPCSCQDCFNKPVHEDTVLQTRKQIESRNPLAFAPKVIRSADSVPEIGIDPNKTPASARHKRGCNCKKSSCLKKYCECYQGGVGCSIGCRCEGCKNAFGRKDGSTSMATEVETEEETETSDKGVEEKAIQKTEFQNIEDHLDSSMAATPLRISRPMLPMPFSSKGKPPRSFVTTITGSGYFTSQKLAKPNPLWSQSKSFQTVADDEMPEILRGDTSPIACIKTSSPNGKRVSSPNCEIRSSPTRRGGRKLILQSIPSFPSLTPRP is encoded by the exons ATGGATACGCCAGAGAGAAACCAAATCACCACCGCTCTCTCTAAGTTCGAG GATTCACCAGTATTCAACTATATTAGTAATTTATCTCCTATACGGCCTGTTAAATCTGCTCATATTACTCAAACCTTCAATTCGCTTAGCTTTTCATCTCCTCCGTCTGTTTTCACATCACCACATGTCACCTCTTTCAAGGAGTCCAGATTCCTACGCAG ACATAACCCACCGAGCCCGTTGAAGCCTAAGGATTCATCTGAAGATCTAAATAAAGTGTACTCAAATGAAGAGGCTATTGCAGATTCTACACTTTCACATCATAACTCAAGTGAGTTACATGAAAGTGCTGATAAAGGGATTTCAGTAGGAGATGTTTCTATTGAGTTATCTAGCGAACAAGCGAAATTCTCTGATGAGCTACCACAGGCGTTACAGTATAATTGTGGTAGTCCTGGCTATAATCCTCCACTTTGTTGTGATGAGGCTAACTCTCTTTTGGAATTGCCTGGAGAAGCTGTGTCTGATGTTGGGTTTGTTCAGGAAGGTTGTAAGACAGATTCAGATGAGCCTGAGTTGCATCTTCAAGGAACAAGTCAAGTTGATCCAAAGGGTGAAGGCTCAGACTGTGATTGGGATGGTTTAATTCACCATGGTTCTGATATGTTAATTGAAGCAGAAGCTTTTAAGGGTCTAACGCAGAAACCACTGGGATCTTCTATGAGACTTTGTGATTTTGTGCCCCTTCAACAATCTGCCAGTTTTAATGATCAGAAAATACACATGGTTGATTCAGTTGCTCCTGGTTCTGAACATGAAATTGAAAATCATTGTTCTGAGCTAGTTGTCGAGACCGGCACTGATCATACGCAGGACAATCTTGGTGATGGTTCTTTCATGACTAGCAATCCAAATGAGAAAATGGACAATCAG CTTGTTTCTGTCACACACCGTGGTATTCGGAGGCGCTGTCTTGACTTTGAGATGGCTGGTGTACGAAAGAACTCCGATGATAATTCAAACACTGGCTCTAGTACACCACAGTCTGAAGTAAGGAATTCTGCTGATGAAAAACAACTGCTCCCTGCAAAACGGAATGCAAATTCACAAAAATGCATTTTACCGGGTATCGGCTTACACTTGAATGCACTTGCTCCCTTAAAGGATGGCTCAGGAATGCAGAACAGAAATTTAACTTCTGGAAGACAACTCAGTCTCACCAACTCTACTTCCTTGCTACTCTCTGCATGCCAAGAACATCAGCATCTATCGATTGTATCTGTATCAGTATCCTCTGAAAGAGAATTGGACCTATCAGGCAATGAGGTTCAGCCTGCTGAAGATTCTTCCCTGGTACCAGCTTACATGGCTGATGAAGATTTCAATCCGAATAGCCCCAAAAAGAAAAA GCGTAAGTCAGAGCCAGTTGGAGATACTGAGGGCTGCAAACGCTGTAATTGCAAGAAATCAAAGTGCCTGAAGCT TTACTGTGAGTGTTTTGCTGCTGGTGTCTACTGCATAGAACCCTGCTCCTGTCAGGATTGCTTCAACAAACCTGTTCATGAAGATACTGTTCTCCAAACTCGCAAGCAAATTGAATCTCGCAACCCTCTTGCATTTGCTCCTAAAGTCATCCGAAGTGCTGACTCTGTGCCTGAAATTGGG ATTGACCCAAACAAAACTCCAGCTTCAGCCCGCCATAAAAGAGGGTGCAACTGCAAGAAATCAAGCTGCCTAAAGAAATATTGTGAATGCTATCAG GGTGGTGTTGGTTGCTCCATTGGCTGCAGATGTGAAGGGTGCAAGAATGCATTCGGTAGAAAGGATG GTTCTACTTCTATGGCGACAGAAGTCGAGACAGAAGAAGAAACAGAAACTAGTGACAAGGGTGTGGAGGAAAAAGCTATTCAGAAAACTGAATTTCAGAATATCGAAGATCATTTGGATTCTTCCATGGCCGCAACACCATTACGGATTTCCAG GCCAATGCTTCCGATGCCCTTTTCATCAAAGGGAAAGCCACCAAGATCTTTTGTTACAACCATCACCGGTTCTGGATATTTTACCAGCCAAAAGCTTGCGAAACCAAATCCTCTTTGGTCTCAATCCAAGTCTTTTCAGACTGTTGCAGATGATGAAATGCCAGAAATTCTTCGTGGTGATACTTCTCCTATCGCGTGCATCAAAACTTCATCTCCAAATGGGAAGAGAGTCTCCTCTCCTAATTGTGAAATAAGATCATCTCCTACTCGTAGAGGTGGCAGAAAATTGATATTACAATCTATTCCTTCATTTCCTTCTCTCACCCCTCGCCCTTAG